The following are from one region of the Apostichopus japonicus isolate 1M-3 chromosome 17, ASM3797524v1, whole genome shotgun sequence genome:
- the LOC139984190 gene encoding uncharacterized protein isoform X4, with product MPHVCSIELKLRRNTTSRIRWSIYLSNDTTEKLRKNINDMSTLDLKQYYPGQIHTPTSTYGGSQVVAIGPDGTMVSISGTLNSPFGAKMMTDSGIILNDAMNSFDWEGKSDYKPSAANLLGPSKRPQADLAPLLSWNVSNFCTRRFGIGGVSGISNRKVGGRSAAGVAHAGSLEVTDGVQHYIGYQAQSESL from the exons ATGCCGCATGTTTGCAGCATAGAACTTAAGTTACGGAGAAATACGACATCCAGAATCAGATGGAGCATTTATTTAAG TAACGATACCACAGAGAAATTACGCAAGAACATAAACGACATGTCGACCCTTGACCTGAAGCAGTATTACCCGGGACAGATTCACACGCCGACTTCAACATACGGGGGATCGCAGGTGGTCGCTATAGGTCCAGATGGAACCATGGTGTCCATTTCCGG CACTTTAAATTCTCCGTTCGGTGCCAAGATGATGACAGACAGCGGAATCATTCTGAACGATGCGATGAACAGCTTCGATTGGGAAGGCAAGTCAGATTACAAGCCCTCCGCG GCTAATCTTCTCGGACCATCGAAGCGCCCCCAGGCGGATCTCGCGCCGCTTCTTTCGTGGAACGTCTCCAATTTTTGCACCCGTCGGTTCGGCATCGGTGGGGTGAGCGGCATCAGCAATCGAAAGGTGGGCGGCCGGAGCGCTGCAGGGGTAGCCCATGCAGGTAGCCTTGAGGTTACTGATGGGGTACAACATTACATCGGCTATCAAGCCCAAAGTGAGAGTCTTTGA